In the Carboxydothermus hydrogenoformans Z-2901 genome, one interval contains:
- a CDS encoding IS200/IS605 family element transposase accessory protein TnpB: MPKKQEKDEFSFTVCGEFFPEVYPSYRSSKWSRGGEDPLVTEMRLFCACMRWAFNRLLEGTSRDEIKKLGQELFGLNSRYADDARLKAQGVLDSQKKLLELEIEETEKKLGRARKKLGPVMRKLAKAEEKGATPEVIEKLRLAVKGRNNRVASLEKKLAELEVYRENGTVPRVVFGGRKLWKRVSRGRATREEWQATRKNRLYSRGDETKGSNPNIKVTYRDGEFHLAVTVSHLSEKVGEDVLGRPKMNRAPRVEGRLWLPEKHRELVRIWLTMRLPYTVELIRTLEGRYIVHLTFNFGRVQEPDFAQGCLALDTNPDGVALCNVNASGQPEPWPEGFSILYPGNPGKYEREFQVITYPNGFLCIKVPDLTYASGFRRDYLIGVLAKLVVDIALFLGKPITLEGLDFGKDRLDTSKKFNRMASNFPFAKMVEAMCRRAVKEGVSFKVVAARHTSTIGYWKYMKRYAVPVHCAAALVIGRRAMGFKERITKEMKQLVNRIKQNLTWKVNPDIPREGKGMTRKVRACLRQLDRKLPVHNGFAPWQQEAYYSVWHDLKLLALSLR, encoded by the coding sequence ATGCCGAAGAAGCAGGAGAAAGATGAATTTAGCTTTACAGTGTGCGGGGAGTTCTTCCCGGAAGTTTACCCGTCCTATCGGTCTTCTAAATGGAGCAGGGGCGGGGAAGACCCTCTTGTCACAGAGATGCGGCTTTTCTGCGCCTGTATGCGGTGGGCCTTTAACCGGCTTCTGGAAGGCACTTCCCGCGACGAGATTAAAAAACTCGGTCAGGAACTTTTTGGGCTAAACTCCCGGTATGCGGACGACGCCAGGCTTAAGGCACAAGGTGTGCTGGACAGCCAAAAAAAGCTTCTGGAGCTGGAGATTGAGGAAACGGAAAAGAAATTGGGCCGGGCAAGGAAAAAGCTCGGCCCGGTTATGAGGAAGCTGGCAAAGGCAGAGGAAAAAGGAGCTACACCGGAAGTTATTGAAAAGCTCCGTTTAGCGGTCAAGGGACGGAACAACCGGGTAGCGTCTTTAGAGAAGAAGCTGGCTGAACTGGAAGTATACCGGGAGAACGGGACTGTACCCAGGGTAGTATTTGGCGGGAGAAAACTTTGGAAAAGAGTCAGCAGGGGCCGGGCCACACGGGAGGAATGGCAGGCCACACGCAAAAACCGTCTCTATTCCCGGGGCGACGAGACCAAGGGCAGCAACCCGAACATAAAGGTAACTTACCGGGATGGGGAATTCCACCTGGCGGTGACTGTTTCCCACCTCTCGGAAAAGGTGGGCGAAGACGTCCTGGGCCGCCCGAAGATGAACCGCGCTCCAAGAGTGGAGGGCAGGTTGTGGTTGCCGGAGAAACACCGGGAACTGGTGCGGATATGGCTGACCATGAGGCTGCCCTACACAGTAGAACTTATACGCACCCTGGAGGGCCGCTATATAGTGCATCTGACGTTTAATTTTGGCAGGGTACAGGAGCCCGACTTTGCTCAGGGTTGTTTAGCCCTGGACACCAACCCTGATGGAGTGGCCTTGTGCAATGTAAACGCTTCAGGCCAGCCGGAACCCTGGCCGGAAGGTTTTAGCATCCTTTATCCGGGCAACCCGGGCAAATATGAAAGAGAATTTCAGGTCATCACTTACCCGAACGGTTTTCTTTGCATCAAGGTGCCCGATCTAACTTATGCTTCCGGCTTCCGGCGGGATTACCTGATAGGCGTTTTAGCTAAATTGGTGGTAGACATTGCCCTCTTTTTGGGCAAGCCTATCACCCTGGAGGGTTTAGATTTTGGTAAAGACAGGCTGGACACCAGCAAGAAGTTTAACCGCATGGCTTCCAACTTTCCCTTTGCCAAGATGGTGGAGGCGATGTGCCGGAGGGCGGTCAAAGAGGGAGTATCTTTTAAGGTAGTAGCTGCCCGGCACACGTCCACCATAGGTTACTGGAAGTACATGAAGCGTTATGCCGTTCCGGTACATTGCGCGGCGGCACTTGTTATAGGCCGCCGGGCGATGGGTTTCAAGGAACGGATAACGAAAGAAATGAAGCAATTGGTGAACCGTATAAAGCAAAACCTGACCTGGAAAGTCAATCCTGATATACCGAGGGAAGGAAAAGGAATGACCCGTAAGGTCAGGGCCTGCTTGAGGCAGCTGGACAGGAAGCTTCCTGTGCACAACGGGTTTGCCCCGTGGCAGCAAGAAGCATACTACTCCGTCTGGCACGACCTGAAGTTATTGGCCCTGTCCTTGCGGTGA
- a CDS encoding glutamate-5-semialdehyde dehydrogenase: MDEVLNLAKKAKEASKKLAQLSTEQKNRALLKIAQYLEENMEKILTENQKDLAEAKKGGLSPAFIERLTLNEKRILDMAEGVRQVAKLPDPVGEVLGMTRRPNGLVIGQVRVPLGVVGIIYESRPNVTVDAAALCLKAGNAVILRGGKEAFNSNLALVTLMEEALRSEEIPEGAVGMIKTTSRDAANYLMRLNGYLDVLIPRGGAGLIKTVVENSTVPVIETGVGNCHVYVEEDADLEMAERIIINAKCQRPAVCNAMETLLVHEKIAPVFLPQIGKALKENGVEIRGCEVTRRYIPDALPATEEDYYTEFLDLILAVRVVRDLDEAIAHITKYGSGHSEAIVTRDYFKARRFTEEVDAAAVYVNASTRFTDGFEFGFGAEIGISTQKLHARGPMGLKELTTTKYVIYGTGQIRG; the protein is encoded by the coding sequence ATGGATGAAGTGTTAAATTTAGCTAAGAAAGCCAAAGAGGCTTCGAAAAAACTTGCTCAGCTAAGTACCGAACAAAAAAACCGGGCGCTTTTAAAGATAGCCCAATACCTGGAAGAGAATATGGAGAAAATTTTAACCGAAAACCAAAAGGATCTGGCGGAAGCGAAAAAAGGCGGCCTATCGCCGGCTTTTATTGAAAGGCTTACGTTAAACGAGAAAAGGATTTTGGATATGGCGGAAGGGGTAAGGCAGGTAGCCAAACTTCCCGACCCCGTTGGTGAAGTTCTCGGAATGACCCGCCGACCCAATGGCCTTGTAATTGGTCAGGTGCGGGTTCCCCTGGGGGTGGTAGGGATTATCTATGAATCCCGGCCAAATGTAACCGTAGATGCAGCGGCTTTGTGCCTTAAAGCAGGAAATGCGGTTATCCTTCGGGGTGGGAAGGAAGCTTTTAACTCAAACCTTGCTTTAGTTACTCTTATGGAAGAAGCGCTCCGGAGCGAGGAAATTCCCGAAGGGGCAGTAGGGATGATTAAAACCACCAGCCGGGATGCGGCTAATTATTTAATGCGGCTAAACGGTTATTTAGACGTTTTAATCCCCCGGGGTGGTGCCGGTTTAATTAAAACGGTGGTGGAAAACAGTACAGTTCCGGTAATTGAAACGGGAGTAGGTAACTGCCACGTTTACGTGGAAGAAGACGCGGACCTGGAAATGGCTGAAAGGATAATCATTAATGCCAAATGCCAGCGGCCGGCGGTATGTAACGCCATGGAAACCCTGCTGGTGCACGAAAAAATTGCTCCGGTTTTCCTACCCCAAATTGGGAAGGCCTTAAAAGAAAATGGTGTGGAAATTAGGGGGTGTGAGGTAACCCGCCGGTATATTCCCGACGCCTTACCGGCAACGGAAGAAGATTACTACACGGAATTTTTAGACCTTATCTTGGCGGTGCGGGTGGTTCGGGATTTAGATGAGGCAATTGCCCATATTACCAAGTACGGTTCGGGTCACTCGGAAGCAATTGTTACCCGGGATTACTTTAAAGCGAGAAGGTTTACCGAGGAAGTGGATGCGGCGGCGGTTTATGTCAATGCTTCTACCCGCTTTACCGATGGCTTTGAATTTGGTTTTGGAGC